Proteins encoded within one genomic window of Manis pentadactyla isolate mManPen7 chromosome 4, mManPen7.hap1, whole genome shotgun sequence:
- the LOC118913198 gene encoding olfactory receptor 1E5-like isoform X1 translates to MTGKNQSVTLEFLLLGLPIRPQQADLLYALFLAMYVTTVLGNLLIIILIRLDSNLHTPMYLFLSNLSFSDLCFSSVTMPTFLHNMQRQVPSIPYAACLTQMYFFLYFGDLESFLLMAMAYDRYVAICFPLHYTSIMSPRLCLSLVGLCWVLTTFHAMLHTLLMARVRFCGNNVISHFFCDLSALLKLVCSDTRVNELVIFTIGGLIVVMPFLLIILSYARIVSSILKVPSARGIHKAFSTCGSHVSVVSLFYGAIIGLYLCPSADNSTAKETVMAVMYTVVTPMLNPFIYSLRNRDMKGALGRVFFKKKIPFCVRW, encoded by the coding sequence ATGACAGGAAAGAATCAATCTGTCACATTAGAGTTCCTCCTACTAGGACTGCCCATCAGGCCACAGCAGGCCGACCTGCTCTATGCCCTGTTCCTGGCCATGTATGTTACCACCGTCCTGGGGAACCTCCTCATCATCATCCTCATCCGCCTGGACTCCAACCTCCACACGCCCATGTATTTGTTCCTCAGCAATTTGTCCTTCTCTGACCTCTGTTTTTCCTCGGTCACGATGCCCACTTTCCTGCACAACATGCAGAGGCAGGTCCCATCCATTCCCTATGCTGCCTGCCTGACCCAAATGTACTTTTTCCTGTATTTTGGAGACCTGGAGAGCTTCCTCCTCATggccatggcctatgaccgctatgtggccatctgcttcCCCCTGCACTACACCTCCATCATGAGCCCCAGGCTCTGTCTGTCCCTGGTGGGGCTGTGCTGGGTGCTGACCACGTTCCATGCCATGTTACACACCCTGCTCATGGCCAGAGTGCGTTTTTGTGGAAATAATGTGATCTCCCACTTTTTCTGTGACCTGTCTGCTCTGCTGAAGCTGGTCTGCTCTGACACTCGAGTCAATGAGCTGGTGATATTTACCATTGGAGGCCTCATTGTCGTCATGCCGTTCCTACTCATCATCCTGTCCTATGCACGAATTGTGTCCTCCATCCTCAAGGTCCCTTCTGCTCGGGGCATCcacaaggccttctccacctgtggctCCCACGTCTCTGTGGTTTCTCTGTTTTATGGGGCAATTATTGGTCTCTATTTATGCCCATCTGCCGACAATTCTACTGCTAAAGAGACTGTCATGGCTGTGATGTACACGGTGGTgacccccatgctgaaccccttcatctacagcctgaggaacagagacatgaagggagccctgggcagagtctttttcaaaaagaaaattcccTTCTGTGTAAGATGGTAA
- the LOC118913198 gene encoding olfactory receptor 1E5-like isoform X2 codes for MTGKNQSVTLEFLLLGLPIRPQQADLLYALFLAMYVTTVLGNLLIIILIRLDSNLHTPMYLFLSNLSFSDLCFSSVTMPTFLHNMQRQVPSIPYAACLTQMYFFLYFGDLESFLLMAMAYDRYVAICFPLHYTSIMSPRLCLSLVGLCWVLTTFHAMLHTLLMARVRFCGNNVISHFFCDLSALLKLVCSDTRVNELVIFTIGGLIVVMPFLLIILSYARIVSSILKVPSARGIHKAFSTCGSHVSVVSLFYGAIIGLYLCPSADNSTAKETVMAVMYTVVTPMLNPFIYSLRNRDMKGAIIGLLNRNLTGQKGVA; via the exons ATGACAGGAAAGAATCAATCTGTCACATTAGAGTTCCTCCTACTAGGACTGCCCATCAGGCCACAGCAGGCCGACCTGCTCTATGCCCTGTTCCTGGCCATGTATGTTACCACCGTCCTGGGGAACCTCCTCATCATCATCCTCATCCGCCTGGACTCCAACCTCCACACGCCCATGTATTTGTTCCTCAGCAATTTGTCCTTCTCTGACCTCTGTTTTTCCTCGGTCACGATGCCCACTTTCCTGCACAACATGCAGAGGCAGGTCCCATCCATTCCCTATGCTGCCTGCCTGACCCAAATGTACTTTTTCCTGTATTTTGGAGACCTGGAGAGCTTCCTCCTCATggccatggcctatgaccgctatgtggccatctgcttcCCCCTGCACTACACCTCCATCATGAGCCCCAGGCTCTGTCTGTCCCTGGTGGGGCTGTGCTGGGTGCTGACCACGTTCCATGCCATGTTACACACCCTGCTCATGGCCAGAGTGCGTTTTTGTGGAAATAATGTGATCTCCCACTTTTTCTGTGACCTGTCTGCTCTGCTGAAGCTGGTCTGCTCTGACACTCGAGTCAATGAGCTGGTGATATTTACCATTGGAGGCCTCATTGTCGTCATGCCGTTCCTACTCATCATCCTGTCCTATGCACGAATTGTGTCCTCCATCCTCAAGGTCCCTTCTGCTCGGGGCATCcacaaggccttctccacctgtggctCCCACGTCTCTGTGGTTTCTCTGTTTTATGGGGCAATTATTGGTCTCTATTTATGCCCATCTGCCGACAATTCTACTGCTAAAGAGACTGTCATGGCTGTGATGTACACGGTGGTgacccccatgctgaaccccttcatctacagcctgaggaacagagacatgaaggga gctatcatcggacttctcaacagaaaccttacaggccagaagggagtggcatga